In Croceicoccus sp. Ery15, a genomic segment contains:
- a CDS encoding glycosyltransferase family A protein, with the protein MAVHPDTEPVQRSTAFTDDVRAAPRAQTGHSISPRRFSILIANYNYDRFLGRAIESALAMDWPDIEVIVVDDGSTDNSREVIESFAGSITAIYQDNSGQRIANNAAFAQSTGDVVVFLDADDALEPGFATAVAAAWGPAVTKVQVQMQLIDAEDRPFGDLIPDLSFRPEPAQITAWARSSTEYPTPPGSANAYARRFLEQLFPIGPEHDSATDSTCLALAPLMGDVVTVVEPLVLYRQHGANDSNLGTRPDKFAREVARAIKRQHTAEVICAQQGVELPRPDSLRRSRHLLQLRAASLRLTPECHPMPGDGRLTAGIDAIGSVFRRNFDPLKKRVIVAGWVLAVLAAPAPLARKLIHKRFTERFENSEAATG; encoded by the coding sequence GTGGCAGTGCATCCCGACACGGAACCCGTGCAGCGATCGACCGCGTTTACGGACGATGTCCGCGCCGCACCGCGTGCGCAGACCGGCCATTCCATTTCGCCGAGACGCTTTTCGATCCTGATCGCCAATTACAATTACGACCGTTTTCTGGGCCGCGCGATCGAAAGCGCGCTGGCGATGGACTGGCCCGATATCGAAGTGATCGTCGTCGATGACGGATCGACCGACAATTCGCGCGAGGTCATCGAAAGCTTTGCCGGTTCGATCACCGCGATCTATCAGGACAATTCAGGGCAGCGCATTGCCAATAATGCGGCCTTCGCGCAATCGACCGGCGATGTGGTCGTATTCCTCGACGCTGACGATGCTCTCGAACCCGGATTTGCGACGGCCGTCGCCGCCGCATGGGGCCCGGCAGTGACCAAGGTGCAGGTCCAGATGCAGCTGATCGATGCAGAGGACCGCCCATTCGGCGATCTCATTCCCGATTTATCCTTTCGCCCCGAACCGGCGCAGATCACCGCATGGGCGCGCAGTTCGACCGAATATCCCACACCGCCCGGATCGGCCAATGCCTATGCGCGCCGCTTTCTGGAACAGCTCTTCCCCATCGGGCCAGAGCATGACAGCGCCACCGATTCGACCTGCCTCGCCCTTGCTCCGTTGATGGGCGATGTGGTGACAGTGGTCGAACCGCTGGTTTTGTATCGCCAGCACGGCGCGAACGATTCGAACCTGGGCACGCGGCCCGACAAGTTTGCGCGCGAAGTGGCGCGGGCGATAAAGCGCCAGCACACTGCAGAGGTGATTTGCGCGCAGCAGGGTGTGGAACTGCCGCGGCCCGACAGCCTGCGTCGCAGCCGCCATTTGCTGCAACTGCGCGCTGCCAGCCTGCGCCTGACGCCAGAGTGCCATCCGATGCCCGGCGACGGGCGGCTGACGGCGGGTATCGATGCGATCGGATCGGTCTTTCGCAGGAATTTCGACCCGCTGAAAAAGCGGGTGATCGTGGCGGGCTGGGTGCTGGCCGTTCTGGCCGCGCCCGCACCTCTTGCCCGCAAGCTGATCCACAAGCGGTTTACCGAGCGTTTCGAAAATAGCGAGGCGGCGACAGGCTAG
- a CDS encoding class I SAM-dependent methyltransferase: MNNGGAAAVQSDPHTGSVTTAAASGAKCRHCDAPLDIVLADLGHSPVANDMIPKDRMGEPEATYPLAVRVCGQCWLAQAGDVLPADAIFRADYTYFSSHSTTWLAHAKAYVDMAVERFGLTADSKVVEVACNDGYLLQYVKAAGIPCFGVEPTAGPAEMARRMGIDVDIEFMTEAYGKSLAARGWQADLVTANNVLAHVPFINDFVRGIAAILKPEGVATFEVQHLLRLMQGRQFDTIYHEHFSYLSLIAAERLFDAADLRVFAVENLPTHGGSVRFFVCRKDAARPNEISLEAMRNEELEYGLDNPATYRAWRADILETKFALLELLLDLKKQGKTIVGYGAPAKGVTLLNYCGVDSDFIDYTVDRAPSKQGCYFPGVGVPILDPNEILNTRPDYVLILPWNLKDEIKEQMAAVRDWGGKFIVPVPKAQIED, translated from the coding sequence ATGAACAATGGCGGGGCGGCAGCGGTTCAAAGCGATCCGCACACGGGCAGTGTAACGACCGCGGCAGCAAGCGGCGCGAAATGCCGCCATTGCGATGCTCCGCTGGACATCGTGCTGGCCGATCTGGGGCACAGCCCCGTCGCCAATGACATGATCCCCAAAGACCGCATGGGCGAGCCGGAGGCGACCTATCCGCTCGCGGTGCGGGTTTGCGGGCAATGCTGGCTGGCGCAGGCGGGCGATGTGCTGCCCGCCGATGCGATTTTCCGCGCCGATTACACCTATTTCTCGTCCCATTCGACGACATGGCTGGCGCATGCGAAGGCCTATGTCGACATGGCTGTCGAACGGTTCGGCCTGACCGCCGACAGCAAGGTGGTCGAAGTTGCCTGCAACGACGGATATCTGCTGCAATATGTCAAGGCGGCCGGCATCCCCTGTTTCGGGGTAGAACCGACCGCAGGCCCCGCCGAAATGGCCCGGCGGATGGGCATCGACGTCGATATCGAATTCATGACCGAGGCCTATGGCAAATCGCTTGCCGCACGGGGATGGCAGGCCGATCTGGTCACCGCCAATAATGTGCTGGCCCATGTGCCCTTTATCAATGATTTCGTGCGCGGCATTGCCGCGATCCTGAAGCCCGAAGGCGTCGCCACATTCGAAGTGCAGCACTTGCTGCGCCTGATGCAGGGCCGCCAGTTCGACACGATTTATCACGAACATTTCTCCTATCTCTCGCTGATCGCGGCGGAACGGCTGTTCGATGCGGCTGATTTACGCGTCTTCGCGGTCGAAAATCTGCCGACCCATGGCGGATCGGTGCGCTTTTTCGTGTGCCGCAAGGATGCCGCCCGTCCGAACGAAATTTCGCTGGAAGCGATGCGCAATGAAGAGCTGGAATACGGGCTCGACAATCCGGCCACCTATCGCGCGTGGCGGGCCGATATTCTGGAAACGAAATTCGCGCTGCTCGAACTGCTGCTCGACCTGAAGAAACAGGGCAAGACCATCGTCGGCTATGGCGCGCCGGCCAAGGGCGTGACGCTGTTGAATTATTGCGGGGTGGACAGCGACTTCATCGATTACACGGTGGACCGCGCTCCTTCCAAACAGGGCTGTTACTTCCCCGGCGTCGGCGTCCCGATTCTGGACCCTAACGAGATCCTGAACACGCGGCCCGATTACGTGCTTATCCTGCCCTGGAACCTGAAGGACGAGATCAAGGAACAGATGGCCGCCGTGCGCGACTGGGGCGGCAAGTTCATCGTTCCCGTCCCCAAGGCCCAAATCGAAGACTAA
- a CDS encoding glycosyltransferase family 2 protein has product MRIHVAIATTGRPDVLCKVVDRFKHQTRLPDGIVVVGASPDDIAGVDALDMAPEHAVVSPKKGLCCQRNVALSLLRGKTDAVVFFDDDFVVAHDFLERLEALFVADPKLVGLTGWLIADGAQTGALSYEEAEAMLDAGAPRPARPDERTSWLYGCNMAFRMSACEGLSFDENLPLYGWQEDVDFTEQLARRGHMLRTNAITGIHMGTRGGRTSGLKLGYSQVANIVYLRRKGTIGAVHGWALMARNVAANLAKSIRPEPLVDRRGRLKGNIRAFGDVLRGRADPLRILDL; this is encoded by the coding sequence ATGCGGATCCATGTGGCGATTGCCACCACCGGGCGGCCCGATGTGCTGTGCAAGGTGGTCGACCGCTTCAAGCACCAGACGCGCCTGCCCGACGGGATCGTGGTCGTCGGCGCATCGCCCGATGATATCGCGGGTGTGGATGCGCTGGACATGGCGCCCGAACATGCGGTGGTCTCGCCCAAAAAGGGCCTTTGCTGCCAGCGCAATGTCGCCTTGTCGCTGCTACGCGGAAAGACCGATGCGGTGGTCTTCTTTGACGATGATTTCGTGGTCGCGCATGATTTCCTTGAAAGGCTGGAAGCTCTGTTTGTTGCCGATCCGAAGCTGGTCGGCCTGACCGGCTGGCTGATCGCAGACGGCGCGCAGACCGGCGCGCTTTCGTATGAAGAGGCCGAGGCGATGCTCGACGCGGGCGCGCCGCGTCCCGCCCGGCCCGATGAAAGAACCAGCTGGCTGTACGGCTGCAACATGGCCTTCCGCATGAGCGCATGCGAAGGCTTGTCGTTCGACGAAAACCTGCCGCTATACGGCTGGCAGGAAGACGTGGACTTTACCGAACAGCTGGCACGTCGCGGCCATATGCTGCGGACCAATGCCATCACCGGCATACACATGGGCACGCGCGGAGGCCGCACGTCGGGTCTGAAGCTGGGATATTCGCAGGTTGCGAATATCGTCTATCTTCGCCGCAAGGGCACGATCGGCGCGGTTCATGGCTGGGCGCTGATGGCGCGCAATGTCGCGGCGAATCTGGCGAAAAGCATACGGCCGGAACCGCTGGTCGACCGGCGCGGACGGTTGAAAGGAAACATACGCGCCTTTGGCGATGTATTACGCGGTCGCGCCGATCCGTTACGGATACTCGACCTTTAA
- a CDS encoding GMC oxidoreductase, translating into MNFIGAEQAAAQTWDVVAVGSGMGSLFFLQKFLEAKTGQRVLIVEKGGHNTHQWQIDNSLNAPVDNHSTYRNIGEFHKEWAFTIGLGGSSNCWWALTPRLHPDDFRIHSLTGTSVDWPVGYDDLVPFYQQAENFMLIAGSDELEPHFPGTAPYPQPPHHLSSVDELMRKRDDHLHYAMPTAKLSRTTDESRRNRCCSVSRCNLCPVDAKFNALNGFEGVLSHPSVSICIDSEVQMLETADGVVKSVQFRHGARDYKASCNLCVLGANALWSPFIMLRSGIGGHGVGRYLGEKMLVNVEVNLDGLQHYDGGTAATAMNLSLIEEGRTKDRGSSLLIFKNGFDHGLRLDPPGRWRDCLPLDLYVEDHMYYENGVFDDGGDTPAVKFGHWSDYAHNTLAHAMSRLPDILSPLPIEDIRDPKICPTLGHVQGTCRMGTSAENSVVDDHLVSHAVRNLVVVGTSVFPTSGSVNPTLTAAALSLRSAEYLAG; encoded by the coding sequence ATGAACTTTATCGGCGCAGAACAGGCGGCTGCGCAAACATGGGATGTCGTCGCCGTCGGATCGGGCATGGGCTCGCTTTTCTTCCTCCAGAAATTTCTGGAGGCGAAGACCGGCCAACGCGTGCTGATCGTCGAAAAGGGCGGGCATAACACCCATCAGTGGCAGATCGACAATTCACTGAACGCGCCGGTCGATAACCACAGCACCTATCGCAATATCGGCGAATTTCACAAGGAATGGGCCTTTACGATCGGTCTGGGCGGCAGCAGCAATTGCTGGTGGGCGCTGACCCCGCGGCTGCATCCCGACGATTTCCGCATCCATAGCCTGACGGGCACCAGCGTCGACTGGCCGGTCGGTTACGACGATCTGGTCCCGTTCTACCAGCAAGCCGAAAATTTCATGCTGATCGCCGGTTCGGACGAGCTGGAGCCGCATTTCCCCGGCACGGCCCCCTATCCGCAGCCGCCGCATCATCTGTCGTCGGTTGACGAACTGATGCGCAAGCGGGACGACCATCTGCATTACGCCATGCCCACGGCAAAGCTTTCGCGCACCACCGATGAATCGCGGCGCAATCGCTGTTGTTCTGTATCGCGCTGCAATCTTTGCCCCGTGGATGCGAAATTCAATGCACTCAACGGGTTCGAAGGAGTGCTGTCGCACCCCTCCGTTTCCATCTGCATCGACAGCGAAGTGCAAATGCTGGAAACGGCAGACGGGGTCGTCAAATCGGTGCAATTCCGGCACGGGGCCCGGGACTACAAGGCATCCTGCAACTTGTGCGTGCTGGGTGCGAATGCGCTGTGGTCGCCGTTCATCATGCTGCGTTCGGGAATCGGCGGACATGGGGTGGGCCGCTATCTGGGCGAAAAAATGCTCGTCAATGTCGAGGTTAATCTCGACGGATTGCAGCATTACGATGGCGGCACAGCGGCGACGGCGATGAATCTTTCCCTGATCGAGGAAGGACGCACCAAGGATCGCGGTTCAAGTTTGCTGATCTTCAAGAACGGCTTCGACCACGGGCTACGGCTCGATCCGCCGGGGCGCTGGCGCGATTGTCTGCCGCTGGACCTCTATGTCGAGGATCACATGTATTATGAAAACGGCGTCTTCGACGATGGCGGCGATACGCCGGCGGTGAAATTCGGCCATTGGTCCGATTATGCACACAACACGCTGGCCCACGCGATGAGCCGGTTGCCAGACATACTGAGCCCGCTGCCGATAGAGGACATCCGCGATCCCAAGATCTGCCCGACACTGGGTCATGTGCAGGGCACTTGCCGGATGGGCACCAGTGCCGAAAATTCGGTGGTCGACGACCATCTGGTCAGCCACGCGGTGCGCAATCTGGTGGTGGTCGGCACGTCGGTTTTTCCGACGAGCGGAAGCGTCAATCCCACGCTAACCGCAGCGGCGCTGTCGCTGCGTTCGGCGGAATATCTGGCGGGGTAG
- a CDS encoding DUF707 domain-containing protein, whose product MNSTRENLVFVRGGKTSLHHGWLEGPGDRNWDLIVSQWIDDPDIGADGDLPISIDKGTKWDSIYRYLAANPDVMDRYRYIAFMDDDLVFTKSDLNRYFEICKEHDLLLAQPSLHPDSYFCYAILLQCKGTKLRFSNFVECMATAIRTDYLKSFMPTLSKVKTGWGMDRIWTVTMPDPAFRSAIIDEISMLHTRPHATGGIYKDFAKEKMGPQDELAALVRSYDNIPDKMMVYGGIDNQGQRIGATQTRIANGISLLGHSWRCRDKPRCFKSTIGVFLRALTEVNYLPKPAVPVRQEGILL is encoded by the coding sequence GTGAATAGCACGAGAGAGAATCTCGTTTTCGTGCGCGGGGGCAAAACCTCGCTCCATCATGGCTGGCTGGAAGGGCCGGGGGACCGCAACTGGGACCTGATCGTCAGCCAGTGGATCGACGACCCCGATATCGGGGCCGACGGCGATCTCCCAATCTCGATCGACAAGGGGACAAAGTGGGACAGCATCTATCGCTATCTCGCCGCCAATCCCGACGTCATGGACCGCTATCGCTATATCGCGTTCATGGACGACGATCTGGTCTTCACCAAATCCGACCTCAACCGCTATTTCGAGATTTGCAAAGAGCACGATCTGCTACTGGCCCAGCCGTCGCTGCATCCGGACAGCTATTTCTGCTATGCGATCCTGCTGCAATGCAAGGGGACGAAGCTGCGTTTTTCGAACTTCGTCGAATGCATGGCAACCGCCATCCGCACCGATTATCTCAAAAGCTTCATGCCCACCCTGTCCAAGGTGAAAACCGGTTGGGGCATGGACCGGATCTGGACAGTGACCATGCCCGATCCGGCATTTAGATCCGCGATCATCGACGAAATCTCGATGCTGCATACGCGTCCGCACGCGACCGGCGGAATTTACAAGGATTTCGCCAAGGAAAAAATGGGTCCGCAGGACGAACTGGCCGCGCTGGTCAGAAGCTATGACAATATTCCCGACAAGATGATGGTCTATGGCGGGATCGACAATCAGGGCCAGCGCATCGGCGCGACGCAGACGCGGATCGCTAACGGGATCAGCCTGCTTGGCCATAGCTGGCGCTGCCGCGACAAGCCGCGTTGCTTCAAATCGACGATCGGCGTTTTCCTGCGCGCTTTGACAGAGGTGAATTACTTGCCAAAGCCCGCCGTTCCGGTCCGGCAGGAAGGGATCTTGCTATGA
- a CDS encoding NAD(P)/FAD-dependent oxidoreductase, whose product MASKPNIAIIGSGFAGFGASHALSGEAVNATIYEKRPVHGGHTSTHAYVDGYLFDEGPHISFTEDKRLQELFADSIGGTFERLRAYVDNFWQGHFIKHPAQTNLHGLPTDLIMKCIRDFVEASKTPVEEAKIGNYEDWLLAAFGETFARTFPMEYTKKYHSTEAKNLTTDWLGPRLYRPSLEQMLVGALNEQSPDVHYVDHFRYPTHGGFVSYLNGFRDRANLQVNSEITEIDPVARTLTMRDGRVAPYDAVVSSVALPSLIPMIKGAPDDVKAAAAKLACTEVVLVNIGVTKPFIKDAHWTYFYDEDICFARLSYPSNFSPNVAPKGCSALQAEVYFSQKWKPRTKPADAYIEPVIDGLLKAGLIDGRDQVNHTSTIVAPYANIIFDHDRPAAVKLIHDYLDEIGVAFCGRFGDWGYIWTDQAFKSGENAAQKALDRLQSRRAGAAVVGSHSYGGLT is encoded by the coding sequence GTGGCAAGCAAGCCCAATATCGCCATCATCGGATCGGGTTTCGCCGGTTTCGGCGCCTCGCACGCCCTGTCGGGCGAGGCAGTGAACGCGACAATCTACGAAAAGCGCCCCGTGCATGGCGGGCATACCTCCACCCATGCCTATGTCGACGGCTATCTGTTCGACGAAGGTCCGCATATCTCTTTCACAGAGGACAAGCGCCTGCAGGAACTGTTCGCCGATTCCATCGGCGGCACGTTCGAACGGCTGCGCGCCTATGTCGATAATTTCTGGCAGGGTCATTTCATCAAGCATCCGGCGCAGACCAATCTGCACGGTCTGCCGACCGATCTGATCATGAAATGCATCCGCGACTTCGTAGAGGCGTCGAAAACGCCGGTCGAGGAAGCGAAGATCGGGAATTACGAGGACTGGCTGCTCGCCGCCTTCGGAGAGACGTTCGCGCGGACCTTTCCGATGGAATATACCAAGAAATACCATTCGACCGAGGCGAAGAACCTGACGACCGACTGGCTCGGCCCGCGGCTTTATCGCCCCAGCCTCGAACAGATGCTGGTCGGCGCGCTGAACGAACAATCGCCCGACGTGCATTATGTCGACCATTTCCGCTATCCCACGCATGGCGGATTCGTGTCCTATCTCAACGGTTTCCGCGACCGTGCGAACCTGCAGGTGAATTCGGAAATCACCGAAATCGATCCGGTCGCCCGCACGCTGACGATGCGCGACGGGCGGGTGGCGCCCTATGACGCGGTGGTGTCGTCGGTCGCGCTGCCCAGCCTGATCCCGATGATCAAGGGCGCGCCCGACGATGTGAAGGCCGCCGCGGCAAAGCTCGCCTGCACCGAAGTGGTGCTGGTCAACATCGGCGTCACCAAGCCGTTCATCAAGGACGCGCACTGGACCTATTTCTATGACGAGGACATCTGCTTTGCGCGGCTGTCCTATCCGTCGAACTTCTCGCCCAATGTTGCGCCCAAGGGCTGCAGCGCGCTGCAGGCAGAGGTCTATTTCAGCCAGAAATGGAAACCCCGCACCAAGCCTGCCGATGCCTATATCGAACCAGTGATCGACGGGCTGCTCAAGGCGGGGCTGATCGACGGGCGCGACCAGGTGAACCATACCAGCACCATCGTCGCGCCCTATGCCAATATCATCTTCGACCATGACCGCCCCGCCGCGGTAAAGCTGATCCACGACTATCTGGACGAGATCGGCGTCGCCTTTTGCGGTCGGTTCGGCGACTGGGGTTACATCTGGACCGACCAGGCCTTCAAAAGTGGCGAGAATGCCGCGCAAAAGGCGCTGGATCGGCTGCAATCGCGGCGAGCGGGGGCAGCCGTCGTTGGCAGCCATAGTTACGGGGGGCTGACGTGA